In Malus sylvestris chromosome 2, drMalSylv7.2, whole genome shotgun sequence, the genomic stretch AGAACTTGAACTCTTAAGAAATCAGCTTCAAGGCTTAATCACTAAAAATACATACTTGAtcgaagagaaagaaaaaacatcTTTACAATACATACGGATAAGTAAATACTGACCACGTACCAACCGCAGGTGAACCAAGAACTACgcgaaaaacaaaaatctaaataGAAGAGCTCAGACACTGATCCAAATATATCCCGAAGTGCTGAAAAAAATTGCAGTTTTCGGATCCATGATTGCTGTCTTGATGTATACTAGTTCCCTCTCGCGTGCTCTCTAAGAGCATCCCCAGTGAGGGGCTCATATAGGGCTGTAAAAATGGTGGATAGAGCCCATTTTAAAGATCCGAGGAATTTTGGAGGCTTTATAAAAGAATCTCTCCCAATGAGGGGCTATATCTTTCGGGCTCTATATGAgactatatttatttatttatgtagtaatttaattaagcgatgattttttttttgtgtgtgttagcttttcttaagttgatttttggacatgttatcttaaattttttattttttatgaacccTTCAATCTAAAAAGTTCAAATTGTGACAAAGTTATATTTCATCACTTATGAATCGTTCGTTGGATTAGATTCTCTTATCTTAAATTCATCCGTTGAAAGAAACAAACCCCCACTTTGCTATctaaaataatttgattttcacgtataacacaacaatttacctagcaccaattggtaaattagtatcatacaattttgaaaaaaaaattatttgaaaatttcaaccATCAATGCCCATAAACAttaaatcaatttgaaaatttaattcttatgaaatttaaaacaatcattaattagccaaattgcaagaaacataagaaagaaaaataattaaaaaaataattaaaggaGAGTATAACTGTATTCGCAAGTGGAGGGAAAGTGATAGAATTTAGCTTACATGAGTTGCTACTTTTTTTGTGGGATCCACTATTTATGCTACCCAAGAAAGGAACTTGCTTACCCAATGGCAGATCTAGCTCCATTTTTCAGCTCATTGGGGATGAAATTTCTTGCTAAGGCTTGAAACATGGTAACCTCATGGATGATAAAGCCCCATTGGAGACGCCCTAACTCAAGGAACTAAAAACGTCGCTGCCTCATCGCTTCCATACGTCGACGTAGGCTCATTGCTTCCAAATGTCGCTGCCTCGTCTCTTCCAAACGTCGACCTCGCTGCCTCATCTCTTTCCGCTGCCTCATCTCTTCCAAATGTCGCTGCCTCATCTCTTCCTGCTGCCTCATCTCTTCCACATAGCTTGACTCCTCAGGAACAGTCAAAATTTCAGCATCAACGAAGGTGTTGATTGAATTCTGAACTAGAGCTTTGTAGAGATGGCCGATGAAGGTCCTGCGAGTGTCTTCGCCTCGAAAATTCAAGAAGACATCATATTTCCAATCAGGaacagatgaagaagaagaagccatcaACAAGCACAAGATCGACAGCCATGAACTCGAACACTTGGCAATTGGCTGACACAATTCATCAAACACTTGGAGTGCACCGAGTTGACTTCCCATGAACTCGAACAGAAAAACTTCAACCAAAGTAGGAAATCACAATCAAGAACAGAGCATCCATTAACATTGCAGCGGAAAGACGAACGGTCACCAGCAATCCATTAACATTGCAGCGGAAAGACGAACGGTCACCAGCAATCGATCACTGgcgatgataccatattaacagaAATGCAGAAAAACACAGAAATGCAGAAAGAGCATATATCGAAGAAatgcagagagagagggagtgatTGATTACATTGATACTGAATTAATCTTTACAACTATGAGAATACAGTTTATATAGCCATCATGACTAGCTTGCAGCCTAAGTTATTTAACTAACTAATTTGATAACAGTTATAACAACACAGCCACATTCTCAACTGTCTAACTAACTATTGTTGAGCTGGAATGATATATTCAACACGTAGCAGGTATCCTGTTTTCCTGCACGCTTGTTCAAATAACAAAACTtgatgggaaaaagaaagaaatgaaatttaCAAGGGAGTTGGGACCGGTGGTGTCTTATAGGTTTCAATCTATCACTACTACATAATGTTTTGTAAACTGAAATAGAAAGGAACGAAGTTACCCGAAAAATATAGAAGCCTCGAGTGGTAAATGATTCTTGAGATGAGTCGCGGACTAAGTCGCTCTCTTTAAGATGTTTCGCGGTTCTGCCCAAAGTGTGCAAGCAGTTCACAAACACCACGTCGTCCCTAGGATAAAACAGCCAAGAACTTTCTTCTTCTGATAAAGTTCTTCCTTGCACAGTGAAAGAATATTCGAACTCACACCCTCTCAATATGTTGCTGCCAAATatcagaaaaatatatatataatttttttcatactttcattGATTCCAAGGACTGCTATATATATACTAGAGAGAAAAGGAcgttgagaatttgagagattaaTGAGGGCTCGCACGGTCAAATTCTTTAcgttaaaaaattcaaaatcaaaggACCTGGTGAGTTATTAGACAGACAAAAACATAGAAAGCTAAAGTGAAACATGACTGGATAGATTAAACggaaaaaccaaaacataaagtaATCCCCTTGAAAAGAGCAAAACGTTTTGAATATATATAAAGTACATCTAATGCTTCTCTATGTATATGGGCTGTTTTACATGTTAGTAACATATATATTAGTCAAAACGTTTGAATATTTATTAGCATAAATATTAGTCAAAAACGTTTGAATATTTATTAGCATAAATAATAGTCAAAACGTAAAGCAAATTCAGAATGGAAAAGACAAAACTGTTTGAATATGTTTAACAACCTGATCTTCTTCTTTATATAGAAAAAGAACCCCACGTTTCATATTTAAGAGGAGTTAACTCCTTATCTAATTAATAAGACCAAAATAATTTGGCTGTTATGTATATAATGTTggtaataaaacaaaacataaatatatttaaatatttaaataaaaacataattgCTCCAACATAAATAATGTTTTAAAGCATTCATGTGTTCCGGTGTAATATAAACCGAAGAACTTGGTTATTTGTATCGAtactgactacagcttcgtgatGCTTGCAGGTCGACCTCAGCTGGTGTTGTTGCAAGGCCATCCATACTTATCGTCATGGTTGCTCTGATTCTCAGCTTATAGTTTAGAGGTATAGTTTTGGGTCTAGGATTATTGAGTTCTCGGCTTTTCCTAATTGCGGAGGTTTCTGCTTACACATTGCCTTTTTCCTCTAAAAATTTCAGGAAGCTTTTAGTAATAGTAGATTCCTACTGCAATTGGATTTGTTGACGGACAGAGTTTATGGCAGAAGGAAGGGAAAAGCTTTGAGTTGATTAGATTATGGCGGCCACAAATTCTGGttaacaaacaaattataaGCATTCATTGTCAAGCCATTTTATAGATTACAATTTACATGTAGCAAATTTGAATAATCAATTAacttgatttttgttttgaaattctTCAGTGAAAAGTATGTTAGGAGGATCACCTTCTATTGgtctattattatttgttttttttaagcaattttttgcaattttgctTCAATACTACGTAGCAATGAATGATACGGAAAATGCATATCTGAGATAGTTTGGATTTTTATCAAAAAGGGTTCTTGAAAGTGAAATTGTTCGTCACTTTAGTCTTTGAAGTTGAAAATTAATCATTGtagtccctaaaattgactagAAACATCAAGGAGCTGACAATCACAACTTCTTTTTGGGTATCACACCCCTTAGTCCCTTCCAATTGCCCAGATCACCGCCCATTGCAGCCACATGACCCGGAACAAGAAGACGCAAGCTGAGAGAGAATACAAGAAACCGTCACAAACTTCACATGCATCACACGCTTCTCATACTCACGTGTCTTGCACGAGTATATCTAAAACAAAGTCAGCTACTATGACAGCTGGCACAATCCTAGCTTATGAGTTAGTTTAATCTCAACCATCCATTTCCAATTCAAGGCTTAATCACTAACAATACATTACCTgattgaagagaaagaaaaaacaacttTACAATACATATGGATAAGTAAATACTGACCACGTACCAACCGCAGGTGAAGCAAGAAATACCCGAAAAAgcaaaaaactaaataaaagagCTCTCAGAAGTAGAAACCAACTCAAAACACGGAAGAGTCGCAAACTCTTACCACACAAAATCACCATTTCTTCCCTCTCCCAGGTCCCTTAGTCTTACTACTATATTAGTGATGATGCGCCAAATACCTCAATCCCCATTACCCCGTGACCCACAGATACAACCCCATATCCTCCCACCTCTCCTTGAGGCTGCCAccgccttctccttcttctcttcctcgTGTCTTGACTGCTTGAGATCACTCAAAATTGCCTTAAACAGCCACCGCCTCCTTTTCCTCGTAGCTTGAGTCCACCATATCACTCAAAGGTGCAGTGCTCTGACACTGATCCAAATACCCCAAAGTGCTGAGAAATTATCGTTTATAAAGAGAGAGATGCTACAGTTCCCTCTACCTCAAGGAACTCCAAACGTCGCTGCCTCATCTCTTACAAACAGCTTGACTCCTCAGGATTAGTCAAAATGTGATGAGAAATTTGTTAgcagtcccacatcggtgggggaAATGAAAACAAATGAGTTTAAATAGGATTACCCTTTTAAAACAATTACCCAGGTTTTTTAGGGTAAAGTAATGTCGCTGAATCTGTGTCGCTCTTCCAAAACTTTCAAACGCTGCCGTCGCAAGTGCCGCTGTCATCGCTCTTCCAGTTCCAGTTTGGAGCGCTCTTCCAGTTCCAAACACTCTTCCAATTCCAGTTCCAGTTCCAAACGCTGCCGTCGCTCTTCCAGTTGCAAACGctcttccaattccaattccagtTCCAGTTCCAAACGCTGCCGTCGCTCTTCCAGTTGCAAACGCTCTTCCAATTCCAGTTCCAGTTCCAAACGCTGCCGTTGCTCTTCCCGTCGCTCTTCCAGTTCCAAACGCTCTTCCAATTCCAGTTCCAGTTCCAAACGCTGCCGTTGCTCTTCCCGTCGCTCTTCCAGTTCCAAACGCTCTTCCAATTCCAGTTCCAAACGCTGCCGTCGCTCTTCCAGTTCCAAACGCTGCTCTTCCAATTCCAAACGCTGCCGTCGCTCTTCCAGTTCCAAACGCTGCTCTTCCAATTCCAGTTCCAAACGCTGCCGTCGCTCTTCCAATTCCAAACGCTGCTCTTCCAATTCCAAATCCAGTTCCAAACGCTGCTCTTCCAATTCCAAACGCTGCCGTCGCTCTTCCAGTTCCAAACGCTCTTCCAATTCCAGTTCCAAACGCTGCCGTCGCTCTTCCAATTCCAAACGCTGCTCTTCCAATTCCAAACGCTGCCGTCGCCCTTCCAATTCCAGTTCCAAACGCTGCCGTCGCTCTTCCAAAACTTCCACTTCCAAACGTCGTCGCTGCCGTCGCTCttccaaaacttccaaacgtCGTCGCTGCTGTCGCTGCATCTCTTCCACATAGCTTGACTTCACAATATCCTGCCTCTCTTCCACATCAACATCAGCCACCATCCAGGGAAGGCGAGATTCAACATCAGCCACCGCCTCATTTTGCTCAATGTTTGGGACCATGGCTTTAATCATAGGTGCAGTGCTTCGAAACTGAGCCAAATCCCCCAAAGTGATGAATCGCTGTTCTGGGCGGTAACCATGTATACCAGTTCCCTTTATGTCAAGGCGCTTCAAATACCATAAATCTTCAGGCAACTTCGAAAGTTTTGAGCACCCATGGAGAGTGAGCCATTCGAGACGTAACAAATTGCAGATACTGTCCGGAAGATAGACAAGGCTTTTGCAGTTATTCAGATTTAACGACACTAGCCCCTGAAGCCGTTGAATTGATGCAGGAAGCTCTCTGATAGATGTGCTATCCAAATCAAGGCTGGCTAATCTttccatattttctaatatgTCTGGAAACACCTTAAACTTTGTACAaccagaaagagagagataattTAGGGACTGGAGTTGACAAATGCTGCTTGTAAGACTCTTAAAGTTTTCGCTATACCGTAGCGTCAAGGTAGCAAGTCCCTTAAGACTATAAATTATGGATGGCAATTCTTCAATTGCAATCCCTGAACACATAAATTGTTGGCCGAAAGAGGCTCTCTTATAATGAAGCTCTGTAAATATAGTCCAATCTAAATGAAGCTCTGTTAGGTTCTCCGTACCTTTTAGAAACTCCGGAAAATTCTTCAGACTTGAGCAGCCAGAAACATTCAGGACTTGAAGAGATCTCATATGAATGCTGCCTGGAAAAATCTTTAATCTTCTGCAATCCTTCAGGCTCAGGGTAACGAGTCCTGTAAAATTTTTTATGGACAAGGGCAGTTCTGAAATTGCAGTCTCATCTAAATTAAGCTCTAATAGGTTCATAACTTTAGGAATTTCTAAAAACTTATCCAGATTTGAGCAGCCAGAAAGATTAAGGGTTTGAAGAGATCTCATGTGAATGCTGCTTGGAAGGCTATGAAATTTCTTGCACTGCTTTAGACTCATACTCTCAAGGTTTTCAAGAGAATAAATTGATGGGCAAAGGTCTTCAACAGATGTCTCATCCAAGCGTAGCTCTCTTAATCCTTCCATATTTCCGCCATTTTCTGGAAAGGCCTTAAGCTTTGAACAACCagaaagattaagaaattgcaGGGACTTGAGTTGAACAATGCTGTTTGGAAGAATCTCAAGTTCTCTGCAATATTCAAGATTCAAAGTAACAAGCCCTGTAAGATTGTTAATTGATCGAGGCAGTTCTTTTATTGCAGTCCCTTGCAAATAAAGCTTTGAAAGCTTCTCCATAACTTTTGAAATCTCTGGAAACTTCTCAAGTATTGAACAAAAAGAGAGATCAAGGGTTTCAAGAGATTTCATAAAAATGTTGCTTGAAAAGGTCTTGAGTTTGCTGCACCAACTTAGATCCAAGAGGACAAGTTTTTCAAGGGCAGAAATGGATGGGTGAACCTCATATAAACTTGTGCATCCACCAAGAATTAGCTTCTCAAGATTCTTTGCACGAGTGAAGTTAGGTGTTTCCTTAAGACGATGAGAGCCTTTTAAATTGATAATTTTCAACTTTCCAAGAGGCTGTCAATATACATCAAGGAAAATATGTGTTAAATACATAATAAGGCATTTAAAAACTAAACCATTTAAAAAGCAGTATACAGGTAAATGATGAACGTACCTTAGTTCCTTTCCAGAGGTGTTCAACCCAACTATATTGCATGTCAATGTCAACAAGATTCTCTGGGTTAAAATTGAACGATAAAGACTTTAGGGGACATTTGTGCCAGAACAGATAACTTAATTTTTCCGAGAGAAACTTTAGATCCTTGTATTTCCATTGAGTATCTGGTGTCCTCAGTGGTTGTATATTGTGGGTATGGACTCTGAGTAGTCTTAGTTTTGGCATTTGAACAAAGGCGGTATCTAATTCCACCACATTGTTTGAGTTTGGCCAATGCACAATTATGCTTTCAACCGCTTCCGTAGCCTGGATTACCAAAATTTCACATTAATGAGTACAAACGTAAGATTATAACGCATAATGCACATGATTCTCATGAATTAGGTTTTCGTCAAAGTCGAAGCATTatacttattattattattatttaaatttattaatattaatgggagaagaggtcgcacttggtgcgatggcaagtgccttcgcccataagcggtaggtctcgggttcgagacctgggagcagcctctccataaatgggggtaaggctagccgacattcacctctcctagaccctgcgtaaagcaggagccttgtgcactgggtacgaccttttttttataaatattaatGGGAGAGAGAAGATTCGAAGCAATTACATTAATGGAGGGGAGGGGAGTGTATTTCTCACCGTTTTTTGAGTTAACACATGATGAACATCTTCATAGCTCCACAACCTACTGCGCCTCCCAGGCTCTTTTATATATTCCTGGCGTACGATTTCGCGACCCATTTCCTCTAGTAAATCATGCATCTCGAGTACACCATCAGATGAGATAGTGACAAGAGCTCTACCAACTAGAACGTCTAATCCGGTATGGGGATGGAAGTCACAACCCTCCATAATCCTTGTCGCAAAGTCTTTCTTCGTTTGTTTAAAGAAACATGCAATATCAAGAAATATTTCCTTCTGCAATCCATCTAGTCCATCAAAGCTTGTTCTAAGGACTTTTTGGATTCCCAGGTGCGGGTTTATCGCTATTTTCTTTAACTCATCTTTCCACAC encodes the following:
- the LOC126582085 gene encoding TMV resistance protein N-like gives rise to the protein MASSSSVPDWKYEVFLNFRGEDTRRTFICHLYKALVQKPITTFIDAEELRKGNGLSQLLTAISDSRLSVVVFSQNYASSTWCLKELVQILQCMDHQKQIVIPIFYQVDPSHVRKIEGSFEEAFSEHERDPNADMEEVQRWRSALQRAPNLCGWDSQNYQDDAKLIDLIVDDIFKKLTNISSSEKNGLVGLVGMDSRLQKMDSLLCPEVGNVRYVGIWGMGGIGKTTIARAMYDKINHHFEGRCFLENVKGRFPSTDAGEAPLDMQAEILSSITNMKVGSSEILRNGFQRMIERVGKKKVILVLDNVESSSQIEALIGKQPTFGGGSRIIITTRDKQSLSRLGDQIYEPELLNDDDALELFVQYAFSTKEPIEEYIDLSGHFIKYAQGLPLALKVLGAFLDNKSVFVWKDELKKIAINPHLGIQKVLRTSFDGLDGLQKEIFLDIACFFKQTKKDFATRIMEGCDFHPHTGLDVLVGRALVTISSDGVLEMHDLLEEMGREIVRQEYIKEPGRRSRLWSYEDVHHVLTQKTATEAVESIIVHWPNSNNVVELDTAFVQMPKLRLLRVHTHNIQPLRTPDTQWKYKDLKFLSEKLSYLFWHKCPLKSLSFNFNPENLVDIDMQYSWVEHLWKGTKPLGKLKIINLKGSHRLKETPNFTRAKNLEKLILGGCTSLYEVHPSISALEKLVLLDLSWCSKLKTFSSNIFMKSLETLDLSFCSILEKFPEISKVMEKLSKLYLQGTAIKELPRSINNLTGLVTLNLEYCRELEILPNSIVQLKSLQFLNLSGCSKLKAFPENGGNMEGLRELRLDETSVEDLCPSIYSLENLESMSLKQCKKFHSLPSSIHMRSLQTLNLSGCSNLDKFLEIPKVMNLLELNLDETAISELPLSIKNFTGLVTLSLKDCRRLKIFPGSIHMRSLQVLNVSGCSSLKNFPEFLKGTENLTELHLDWTIFTELHYKRASFGQQFMCSGIAIEELPSIIYSLKGLATLTLRYSENFKSLTSSICQLQSLNYLSLSGCTKFKVFPDILENMERLASLDLDSTSIRELPASIQRLQGLVSLNLNNCKSLVYLPDSICNLLRLEWLTLHGCSKLSKLPEDLWYLKRLDIKGTGIHGYRPEQRFITLGDLAQFRSTAPMIKAMVPNIEQNEAVADVESRLPWMVADVDVEERQDIVKSSYVEEMQRQQRRRLEVLEERRQRRRLEVEVLEERRQRLELELEGRRQRLELEEQRLELEERRQRLELELEERLELEERRQRLELEEQRLELDLELEEQRLELEERRQRLELELEEQRLELEERRQRLELEEQRLELEERRQRLELELEERLELEERREEQRQRLELELELEERLELEERREEQRQRLELELELEERLQLEERRQRLELELELELEERLQLEERRQRLELELELEECLELEERSKLELEER